A window of the Schlesneria paludicola DSM 18645 genome harbors these coding sequences:
- a CDS encoding Maf family protein, which yields MSFRRYLLASRSPRRLELLQLIVHPDLIAVRPPASSEEAGFDDCEDLASIRQRMLEIARHKANQVRNELNAEEEGLFERPRTLIISADTTVIITEGLSRPQVLGQPPESEDWREITRDWFLTHLAGKTHLAATAVYVVTPDGRSSERIVETRVTFRSDVSPWLNWYLLTGEPRGKAGGYALQGAGSVFVERVEGSLTNVVGLPLEALLELFAEVALR from the coding sequence ATGTCATTTCGCCGTTACCTCCTCGCGTCGCGATCACCACGTCGACTCGAACTTTTGCAATTAATTGTTCACCCAGACCTGATCGCCGTTCGCCCACCCGCTTCGTCCGAAGAGGCGGGATTCGACGACTGCGAAGACCTCGCTTCCATTCGCCAAAGGATGCTCGAGATTGCCCGGCACAAGGCCAATCAGGTGCGCAATGAGCTCAACGCAGAAGAAGAAGGGCTCTTCGAACGGCCTCGCACCTTGATCATCTCCGCCGACACGACGGTCATTATCACAGAAGGCCTCAGCCGCCCCCAGGTCCTGGGGCAGCCACCAGAATCAGAGGACTGGCGTGAAATCACGCGCGATTGGTTTCTGACACACCTGGCAGGCAAAACCCATCTCGCCGCGACGGCGGTATATGTCGTGACGCCTGATGGCCGATCGTCAGAGCGGATTGTGGAAACACGCGTGACGTTTCGCTCGGATGTTTCGCCGTGGCTCAATTGGTACCTTTTGACCGGCGAACCACGAGGAAAGGCGGGAGGCTACGCACTGCAAGGAGCAGGTAGCGTTTTTGTTGAGCGCGTCGAAGGCAGCCTCACCAACGTGGTGGGATTGCCTCTGGAAGCACTTCTCGAACTGTTCGCAGAAGTGGCCTTGAGGTGA
- a CDS encoding class I tRNA ligase family protein — MFEKVGDAEFVRGEHEALKFWNERSIFAKLREQIAGKPTWSFLDGPITANNPMGVHHAWGRTYKDTFQRYWAMNGRDLRYQNGFDCQGLWVEVEVEKQLGLGAKSQIEAYGIDKFVHACKQRVLKYAAIQTEQSIRLGYWMEWDDPKQLRRLAEAIGTDDRVEFTPPKLPNEVISDTAEAIVSRLGNPDWGGSYFTFSTENNETIWTFLKKCFERGKVYRGHDVMPWSGRGGSAYSQMEVADGRKLTVHRSCFVRFPVVRDPAPEGQPPEFLLVWTTTPWTLTSNVAAAVNPDLDYVKLKTKRDGAIYYFAKDNLEFQRLAKEFKEGFGRPEWNWPHGTPKLKTLGQLFKETGGYEIEGTIKGAEMVGWQYTGPFDDLPAQSSIGGVPRDPRLGEKTGITCHRVIDGGRDFKGNPNVVAGEGTGIVHIAPGCGDVDHQLGIAAGVVGIAPLAEDGRFVDGFGDFTGREATDPTTVDLVFAKLKEKHLLVADEKYPHIYPFCWRTGDELVFRLVDEWFIDMDWRDEIMQVTDRIRWLPDSIQGGEREREWLTNMRDWMISKKRFWGLALPIWINPDDPTDFEVMGSLSELKSRAVEGWDQFEGHTPHKPWIDLVKIRSEKTGAVLSRIPDVGNPWLDAGIVSFSTLGFNTHPEYWRKWYPADLVTECFPGQFRNWFYSLLSMATMMNWDRTEDPEQKKPFKTLLGHRLVMNEAGKPMHKSDGTAIWFEEAAEQLGVDTMRWMYLAQNPASDLRFGTRHPDKPVTLETVHGPTDTTIDGVKTHVVTSTPADETRRLVLIPLWNSYAFFVNYARLDEFHPDAPQVPVANRPEIDRWLLSNLQALISGMRTAFEDYNSPDAARLAAEFINNLSSWYIRRNRRRFWRSKDAGDADKLAAYQTLYEVLVTLTKLLAPMIPFLAERMYQNLVVQPAKDKDGATVPESVHLCAYPTPNFDYLDRDLNDRMSTAQLVVALGHKLRDETNQRVRQPLLELRVSASSAAQRDAIQQLNDVIREELNVKRVTFCDSLADIVKYVYKANLKTLGPKYGKLLNLLREKLPTVDPSLLAPVRNGESVTISLDGHTVTLAPEDVQVGTEQATGWVCADDRGIQLALSTELTSELIREGMARDFIRQVQQLRKDADLEIENHIRIGYMSDDDQVIWMLREWADLIRSETLADELTSAGTAASDSAAVNVGEAKVFVWIERV; from the coding sequence ATGTTTGAAAAAGTCGGTGATGCAGAGTTTGTTCGCGGTGAGCATGAAGCGCTCAAGTTCTGGAACGAACGGTCGATTTTTGCCAAGCTGCGCGAACAAATTGCCGGGAAACCCACCTGGAGCTTCCTGGACGGTCCTATCACCGCCAATAACCCCATGGGTGTGCACCACGCCTGGGGACGCACTTACAAAGACACCTTTCAACGCTATTGGGCAATGAACGGTCGAGATCTCCGCTACCAAAACGGCTTCGACTGCCAGGGCCTGTGGGTCGAAGTTGAAGTCGAAAAGCAGTTGGGACTGGGGGCCAAGAGCCAGATCGAAGCCTATGGCATCGACAAGTTCGTCCATGCCTGTAAGCAGCGTGTCTTGAAATACGCCGCGATTCAGACGGAACAATCCATCCGCCTTGGCTATTGGATGGAGTGGGACGATCCAAAACAGTTGCGCCGGTTGGCCGAGGCCATTGGCACTGACGACCGTGTCGAATTCACGCCTCCCAAGCTTCCCAACGAAGTCATCAGCGACACGGCGGAAGCAATCGTTTCCAGGCTGGGGAATCCGGATTGGGGCGGTAGCTATTTCACGTTCTCGACCGAGAATAATGAAACAATCTGGACCTTCCTGAAGAAATGCTTCGAACGCGGCAAAGTTTACCGCGGTCACGACGTGATGCCGTGGTCGGGGCGCGGGGGAAGCGCCTATAGCCAGATGGAAGTGGCCGACGGCCGCAAACTGACCGTGCACCGCAGTTGCTTCGTCCGCTTTCCTGTCGTCCGTGATCCGGCCCCTGAAGGTCAGCCGCCGGAATTCCTGCTGGTCTGGACCACGACCCCCTGGACGCTGACGAGCAACGTCGCTGCGGCGGTGAATCCCGACCTGGATTATGTGAAGCTGAAGACGAAGCGCGATGGAGCGATTTATTACTTCGCCAAAGACAACCTGGAATTCCAGCGGCTCGCCAAAGAGTTCAAAGAAGGATTTGGACGACCGGAATGGAACTGGCCTCACGGCACACCCAAGCTCAAGACGCTCGGCCAGCTCTTCAAAGAAACAGGCGGCTACGAGATCGAAGGAACGATCAAAGGTGCCGAAATGGTCGGCTGGCAATACACAGGCCCCTTTGACGACCTACCGGCTCAATCTTCCATCGGCGGCGTTCCGCGCGATCCGCGACTGGGCGAAAAAACGGGGATCACCTGCCATCGCGTGATCGATGGCGGACGCGACTTCAAAGGCAATCCCAATGTCGTCGCAGGCGAAGGAACGGGCATCGTCCATATCGCACCGGGTTGCGGGGACGTGGATCATCAATTGGGAATCGCCGCCGGCGTTGTCGGGATCGCGCCACTGGCCGAAGACGGACGTTTTGTCGATGGGTTCGGTGATTTCACGGGCCGCGAAGCGACCGATCCCACCACGGTCGATCTGGTGTTCGCCAAACTGAAAGAAAAACATCTGCTCGTCGCGGACGAGAAGTATCCGCACATCTATCCGTTCTGCTGGCGGACCGGTGATGAACTGGTCTTCCGTCTGGTCGATGAGTGGTTTATCGATATGGACTGGCGTGATGAAATCATGCAAGTCACCGATCGCATCCGCTGGCTGCCCGACAGCATTCAGGGGGGCGAGCGTGAGCGCGAGTGGCTCACCAACATGCGCGACTGGATGATCTCGAAGAAGCGATTCTGGGGTCTGGCGCTACCGATCTGGATCAACCCCGACGATCCCACCGACTTCGAAGTGATGGGATCACTGTCCGAGTTGAAGTCGCGCGCCGTCGAAGGCTGGGATCAATTCGAAGGCCACACACCTCACAAGCCCTGGATCGATCTCGTCAAAATCCGTAGCGAGAAAACGGGCGCCGTCTTGTCACGCATTCCTGACGTGGGCAATCCATGGCTGGATGCCGGGATCGTGTCGTTCAGCACACTGGGATTCAATACGCACCCCGAGTACTGGCGCAAGTGGTATCCGGCCGATCTGGTCACGGAATGTTTTCCGGGACAGTTCCGAAACTGGTTTTATTCGTTGCTGTCGATGGCCACGATGATGAACTGGGACCGTACGGAAGATCCGGAACAGAAAAAGCCGTTCAAGACGCTGCTCGGTCATCGCCTGGTCATGAACGAAGCAGGCAAGCCGATGCACAAGTCGGATGGCACGGCAATCTGGTTTGAAGAAGCGGCCGAGCAACTGGGCGTCGATACGATGCGCTGGATGTACCTGGCTCAAAATCCCGCCAGCGATTTACGCTTTGGTACCCGCCATCCCGATAAGCCCGTGACACTGGAAACGGTGCATGGTCCGACGGACACGACGATCGACGGGGTGAAGACGCACGTCGTGACCAGCACGCCGGCTGACGAAACGCGGCGCCTGGTCCTGATCCCACTGTGGAACAGCTACGCGTTCTTCGTGAACTACGCTCGCTTGGATGAATTCCACCCCGATGCGCCGCAGGTACCTGTTGCTAACCGTCCCGAGATCGATCGGTGGTTGCTGTCCAACCTGCAAGCATTAATCAGCGGGATGAGAACCGCGTTCGAAGACTACAACTCGCCCGACGCCGCACGACTGGCGGCCGAGTTCATCAATAACCTGTCTTCGTGGTACATCCGCCGCAATCGACGTCGATTCTGGCGGTCGAAAGACGCGGGCGACGCCGACAAACTCGCCGCATACCAGACTCTGTATGAAGTCCTGGTGACTTTGACCAAGCTGCTCGCACCAATGATCCCGTTCCTCGCCGAGCGGATGTATCAAAATCTTGTGGTTCAGCCCGCAAAGGACAAGGACGGGGCCACGGTGCCTGAATCGGTCCACCTCTGCGCGTATCCGACGCCCAACTTCGATTATTTAGATCGTGACCTGAACGACCGGATGTCGACCGCCCAACTGGTTGTCGCACTCGGTCACAAATTGCGTGACGAAACAAATCAGCGCGTGCGTCAGCCACTTTTGGAACTGCGCGTCTCGGCCAGCAGTGCCGCGCAGCGCGACGCGATCCAGCAATTGAACGACGTGATTCGTGAAGAATTGAACGTCAAACGCGTGACCTTCTGCGACAGCCTCGCGGATATCGTCAAGTATGTTTACAAGGCAAACCTGAAGACTTTAGGGCCGAAATACGGAAAACTGCTGAACCTACTGCGAGAAAAATTGCCGACAGTCGATCCGAGCTTGCTGGCCCCTGTCCGAAACGGAGAATCCGTCACGATCTCGCTCGATGGCCACACCGTGACGCTCGCCCCTGAAGATGTGCAGGTTGGTACGGAGCAGGCAACGGGTTGGGTCTGCGCTGACGATCGCGGAATCCAACTCGCTCTTTCAACCGAGCTGACTTCCGAGCTGATTCGCGAAGGAATGGCGCGCGACTTTATTCGACAGGTTCAACAGTTGCGCAAGGACGCGGACCTGGAAATCGAAAATCATATCCGAATCGGATACATGTCCGACGACGATCAAGTGATTTGGATGTTGCGCGAATGGGCAGATCTGATTCGCAGCGAGACCCTGGCAGATGAATTGACATCCGCGGGGACGGCAGCGTCTGATAGCGCCGCAGTCAACGTGGGCGAAGCCAAAGTCTTTGTCTGGATTGAACGAGTCTGA
- the coaE gene encoding dephospho-CoA kinase (Dephospho-CoA kinase (CoaE) performs the final step in coenzyme A biosynthesis.), whose protein sequence is MASASTASATLESQRRIPVVGIVGGIGSGKSAVANWVAERAKLTVLNADALGHLALRAETVKQALCQRFGDSILGSDGEIVRAALAQQVFGNDASHQKARQDLEQIVHPEIHRQIMAGVDAAIVANQDAVLLDAAILLEAGWRTRCDLVVFIDTPDEIRLSRVKENRGWSEEELRRRESSQWSLMEKRRESDLIIANDRDLDHAGQQLLTALEERSIIPRNSYRLTESDRRSSA, encoded by the coding sequence GTGGCCAGTGCATCAACTGCTTCGGCCACGTTGGAATCTCAACGTCGAATTCCTGTTGTCGGGATTGTCGGGGGAATCGGTTCTGGAAAAAGCGCGGTGGCCAATTGGGTCGCCGAACGCGCCAAATTGACGGTTTTAAATGCCGACGCGTTGGGCCATCTCGCCCTGCGGGCAGAGACCGTCAAACAGGCGCTGTGTCAGCGATTCGGCGATTCCATCCTGGGGAGCGATGGAGAAATCGTGCGAGCGGCGCTGGCGCAGCAGGTATTCGGAAATGACGCGAGTCATCAAAAGGCTCGGCAGGATCTCGAACAGATCGTGCATCCAGAGATCCATCGCCAGATCATGGCCGGAGTCGACGCGGCGATTGTGGCCAATCAAGACGCCGTTCTCTTGGATGCCGCCATTCTGCTGGAAGCGGGCTGGAGAACTCGCTGTGACCTGGTGGTGTTTATCGACACGCCGGATGAGATTCGCCTGTCACGCGTGAAGGAAAACCGCGGATGGTCTGAAGAGGAACTGCGGCGACGCGAATCGAGCCAGTGGAGCCTGATGGAGAAACGACGCGAGTCAGATCTGATCATCGCAAACGATCGCGACCTCGATCATGCCGGACAGCAACTTTTGACGGCACTGGAAGAACGCAGCATCATACCTCGCAACTCGTATCGGCTGACGGAATCGGATCGTCGAAGCAGCGCATGA
- a CDS encoding zinc-dependent metalloprotease: MPRPACLLMFVALTACLSSMTVEAQQPAAATPSKFETLTTGMKKVDGLFTVYSKDQQILIDLKQSKLNQDFLMLSSIARGASQGMVLGGMTWGDDVLWSFRKVGEKIHVLRRNVKFKAKAGTPEAQAVKLAYSDAVLYALPILTDTPGGHLVDMTRIFLSDDELIGRMLVASFVYDRSTIASVKGFDKNIEIDVAAVYSRDPMHESDAVPDARGMQVMVHYSISQLPQTGYRPRKADDRIGYFLTVTKDFSDNSDDQNFVRYINRWDLQKLDPSAKISPPKNPIVFHLEKTVPVNLRPIVREGIEEWNKAFDKLGFDNAIEVRQQRDEDTWDPEDVEHNTFRWITAEAGFAMGPSRVNPLTGQILDADIIFDASFLRSWKTTYENFTPSTVGVLLGEEPPQGASRLSHLPANHRHNECRLSWGMQQQTSFAAAVFAGMGLTEKRGELPEDYLKQALKEVVMHEVGHTLGLRHNFKASTWKTLAEIEDPAKVNEPTVASVMDYSPVNIVAAGVKQTPYYTTTLGPYDYWAIEYGYKPVSGDENAELLKVAVRSGEPGLDYGTDEDTEANDPDPQSNRFDLGKDPIAYAQRQVATVNAILPKLLERTVDTGDGYQRARQAFAILLREHYRTVHLAARLIGGVQVYRDHKGDNQARIPFKLVDPAQQRAATKLLLEQGFVSHKFDPTVLNSLAATRWSHWGSPEVRRVDFPIHSLIADFQTGGGGMLNHCYGAAVLARLQDGELKAAATDDVYTLAEHLKSVTEGLFAELAAPPAGEFTNRNQYISSFRRNVQRAALRQLSDIVRKTPSDSALQLKLPEDARVLVRLHLVDLQSRIDAAVAKADLKLDDYSRAHLLDSKLRIKQILDAESEDYGKPQSSRGGGFFLFSEPNGKERQEPIELIPANEP, translated from the coding sequence ATGCCTCGACCTGCTTGCCTGTTGATGTTTGTGGCACTCACAGCATGCCTTTCCTCCATGACCGTCGAGGCGCAACAGCCTGCCGCCGCCACCCCGTCGAAGTTCGAGACGTTGACGACCGGAATGAAGAAGGTCGACGGGCTGTTTACCGTTTATTCCAAGGATCAGCAGATCCTGATCGATCTGAAGCAATCGAAGTTGAATCAGGATTTCCTGATGCTCAGTTCGATCGCCCGGGGGGCCAGTCAGGGAATGGTGCTGGGTGGGATGACCTGGGGCGATGATGTCCTTTGGTCGTTTCGAAAAGTCGGCGAAAAGATCCACGTCCTGCGGCGGAATGTGAAGTTTAAGGCGAAAGCCGGAACCCCTGAAGCGCAAGCGGTGAAACTCGCGTACAGCGATGCCGTGCTGTACGCGCTACCCATTCTGACGGATACGCCGGGTGGCCATCTGGTCGATATGACGCGCATTTTCTTGAGCGACGACGAATTGATCGGACGAATGCTGGTCGCGTCATTCGTCTACGACCGAAGTACGATTGCGAGCGTCAAAGGATTCGATAAGAACATTGAAATCGACGTCGCCGCCGTTTACTCGCGCGATCCCATGCATGAATCGGATGCGGTGCCCGATGCTCGTGGGATGCAGGTGATGGTGCACTACAGCATCAGCCAGCTTCCTCAGACTGGTTATCGCCCACGCAAAGCCGATGATCGGATTGGATACTTTCTGACGGTGACGAAGGATTTTAGCGACAATAGCGACGATCAAAACTTCGTGCGTTACATCAATCGCTGGGACCTGCAGAAACTCGATCCGAGCGCGAAAATCTCGCCGCCGAAGAATCCCATCGTCTTTCACTTGGAAAAGACGGTTCCCGTGAATTTGCGACCCATCGTTCGCGAGGGGATTGAAGAGTGGAACAAGGCGTTCGACAAACTAGGCTTTGACAATGCCATCGAAGTGCGTCAACAACGTGACGAAGACACGTGGGATCCGGAAGACGTCGAGCACAACACCTTCCGCTGGATTACCGCCGAAGCCGGTTTTGCCATGGGCCCCTCGCGCGTCAATCCGTTGACGGGCCAGATTCTCGATGCGGACATCATCTTCGACGCCAGCTTCCTGCGGTCATGGAAGACGACCTACGAAAACTTCACCCCTTCCACCGTGGGTGTGCTGCTGGGCGAAGAACCACCACAAGGGGCATCGCGACTCAGCCATCTTCCTGCTAATCACCGTCACAATGAATGCCGACTGTCCTGGGGCATGCAGCAGCAGACCAGCTTTGCCGCCGCGGTGTTTGCCGGCATGGGGCTGACCGAGAAACGCGGTGAGTTGCCTGAAGACTACTTGAAACAAGCCTTGAAAGAGGTCGTGATGCACGAAGTGGGGCACACACTTGGTCTGCGTCACAACTTCAAAGCGAGCACCTGGAAGACACTTGCCGAGATCGAAGATCCCGCCAAAGTTAATGAGCCGACCGTGGCCAGCGTTATGGACTATTCGCCAGTGAACATCGTTGCGGCCGGGGTGAAGCAGACCCCCTATTACACGACAACGCTCGGTCCCTATGACTACTGGGCGATTGAGTACGGTTACAAGCCGGTCAGCGGCGACGAAAATGCCGAACTGCTAAAAGTCGCAGTGCGCAGCGGTGAACCCGGTCTCGATTACGGGACCGATGAAGATACCGAGGCCAATGATCCCGACCCGCAATCCAATCGATTTGATTTGGGGAAAGATCCGATTGCGTATGCTCAGCGCCAGGTCGCGACCGTGAATGCGATTCTGCCGAAGCTTCTGGAGCGGACGGTTGACACTGGCGATGGTTATCAGCGGGCCCGACAGGCCTTCGCGATCCTGTTGCGTGAGCACTACCGTACCGTCCACCTTGCCGCGCGGTTAATTGGTGGTGTCCAGGTTTATCGCGATCATAAGGGCGATAACCAGGCACGAATCCCCTTCAAGCTCGTCGATCCCGCACAACAGCGTGCGGCCACCAAGCTGTTGCTCGAGCAAGGATTTGTCTCACACAAGTTCGATCCGACCGTTTTGAATTCGCTCGCCGCCACGCGTTGGTCACACTGGGGTTCACCGGAAGTTCGACGCGTCGACTTCCCGATTCACAGTTTGATTGCCGATTTCCAAACCGGTGGCGGGGGGATGCTGAACCACTGCTACGGGGCCGCCGTGTTGGCTCGATTGCAGGATGGCGAACTGAAAGCCGCGGCCACAGACGATGTCTACACGTTGGCTGAGCATCTGAAGTCGGTGACGGAAGGCCTGTTCGCGGAACTGGCCGCACCACCTGCGGGGGAATTCACCAATCGCAACCAGTACATCTCGAGCTTCCGCAGGAATGTGCAGCGCGCCGCCTTGCGACAGTTAAGCGATATCGTTCGCAAGACTCCGTCAGACAGCGCGCTCCAGTTGAAACTTCCAGAAGACGCGCGGGTTCTCGTCAGACTGCATCTCGTCGATTTGCAGTCGCGCATTGATGCCGCGGTGGCAAAAGCCGATTTGAAACTGGATGACTATTCGCGGGCACATCTGCTCGACTCGAAGCTGAGAATCAAGCAGATTCTCGATGCCGAATCTGAAGACTATGGGAAGCCACAGTCGTCACGCGGTGGCGGGTTCTTCCTGTTTAGCGAGCCCAATGGAAAAGAACGTCAGGAACCGATCGAATTGATTCCTGCGAACGAACCTTGA
- the pilM gene encoding type IV pilus biogenesis protein PilM — MAEILALSWDRKQLSGLEVVPSVAGPRVVKGFRVDWPEQPPTAEWLRGTLQRFEIKARHVAIAIPREDVVLRLLELPSVPDDELPTLVRFQAAARTAQSIDQLLLDYLPLPSRPGVAQKEVWLATTSLATVAPIRSLLSEAGLDVVQLTLSSLCLSELIARGATRRSLDPAEASLVVLRQGARMELAVVCQQQLIAAHAVKWSSINEIPPVTKMLAEVSRVLVQVQAWLPNGTLQRAWVLGDDVDVGELPAAIQQRWNCSVERFDPWRDGHVALGSTKIDGASTEFAIATGLALIQSHPLTPKIDLLHPRQPPRKRDPRKPLMAVGAVAALVLTALAMGIMHQGLVGMDARIKELRTEDNQLGLRVKESEPTLEAAKNVEDWQSRNINQLNQIGELYQLMHGTPRVLVSEYKFSPGLGNVLGRLKTTGMAKSRADAEQLGQSLADLPKFSVSPSSAPGMSRDSEYVSRFELEADLVAVKLKPKPAAKPAIVPPVSNQPASSANPGQ; from the coding sequence ATGGCCGAGATCTTGGCCCTCAGTTGGGATCGAAAGCAGCTCAGCGGACTGGAAGTTGTTCCGTCGGTTGCCGGCCCTCGCGTTGTGAAGGGGTTCAGGGTCGACTGGCCTGAACAGCCACCTACGGCCGAATGGCTACGCGGAACGTTGCAACGATTTGAAATTAAAGCGCGGCATGTCGCCATCGCAATTCCTCGCGAAGATGTCGTTTTGCGATTGTTGGAATTGCCCAGTGTTCCCGATGATGAACTGCCCACGCTGGTCCGCTTTCAGGCCGCTGCGCGCACCGCTCAGTCGATCGATCAACTACTGCTCGACTACCTACCGCTCCCATCACGTCCGGGCGTCGCTCAAAAAGAGGTCTGGCTGGCGACAACATCACTGGCCACGGTCGCCCCGATTCGAAGTTTATTGAGCGAAGCCGGGCTGGACGTGGTTCAACTGACGCTCAGTTCACTGTGCCTGTCTGAACTGATTGCGCGAGGTGCGACACGGCGGTCGCTTGATCCGGCGGAAGCGAGTCTGGTCGTTCTACGGCAGGGAGCTCGGATGGAGTTGGCGGTCGTTTGCCAACAGCAGTTGATTGCGGCCCATGCGGTGAAATGGTCCTCAATAAACGAGATTCCTCCCGTCACCAAAATGCTGGCGGAAGTCTCGCGAGTCCTTGTCCAAGTGCAGGCGTGGCTGCCCAATGGGACGTTGCAGCGCGCCTGGGTTCTCGGTGACGATGTCGACGTGGGTGAATTGCCTGCGGCGATCCAGCAGCGCTGGAACTGTTCCGTCGAACGGTTCGATCCGTGGCGCGACGGACATGTGGCATTGGGGTCGACCAAGATCGACGGCGCGTCGACGGAATTCGCGATTGCGACAGGACTCGCTCTGATCCAGTCCCATCCGCTGACGCCAAAAATCGATTTGCTACATCCCCGTCAGCCGCCTCGCAAGCGAGATCCCCGTAAGCCATTGATGGCAGTCGGTGCCGTAGCGGCTCTGGTGCTGACCGCGCTCGCAATGGGAATTATGCACCAAGGACTGGTGGGGATGGACGCGCGCATCAAGGAATTACGAACAGAAGACAACCAGTTAGGCCTCCGCGTGAAAGAAAGCGAGCCAACGCTGGAGGCCGCCAAAAACGTCGAAGACTGGCAGTCACGCAACATCAACCAATTGAATCAGATCGGCGAGCTCTATCAGTTGATGCATGGAACACCGCGGGTCCTGGTCAGTGAATACAAGTTCTCGCCCGGTTTGGGCAACGTGTTGGGACGATTGAAAACGACCGGGATGGCGAAAAGCCGAGCCGATGCCGAGCAACTTGGACAAAGCCTGGCAGACTTGCCCAAGTTCAGCGTGTCGCCAAGCTCCGCCCCCGGAATGAGTCGTGACTCGGAATATGTCAGTCGCTTTGAACTCGAAGCCGATCTGGTGGCAGTCAAGCTGAAGCCGAAACCCGCGGCCAAACCCGCCATCGTGCCCCCCGTTTCGAATCAACCCGCATCGTCAGCGAACCCAGGCCAATAG
- a CDS encoding Ig domain-containing protein produces the protein MQRRQQYLLGGLIAVVLIWQGSGWVASAIFGPFETRREELTRLQQAVADKGDKLLSLARARKLLKEWQAISLPPDDLAKSKKPSARDAQRLYMQWLTDLAQLCGFEELKVTTSGQTQKGNVYIAVVVKLDAEAKYDQLVRFLDLFYRTELMHRVTSLTISNKVFEGDPALKISLDAEGLALIAAPSRRTIFPQTVLDADISDSDTTLEVVSSTGFPKEPGFRVQVLNEFLKVVEMNGNRWTVERGVERTVPSAAAEGTTIDLVRMKPEQSERTLEEFRALIASNIFVKPPPAYRMKLMASGEKVLTRGKSLDFTIGVSGYDTSQGKPEFAVVGTAPPGLKLDRFGKVSWKPADDIPAGRYELKFEVRHPSAPQGQMAETQAIRLRDPKTPPKLVTDQTPKVYLNREWKFQPELTKSDDNPSTYTWKLGDRAPAGLAINAKTGELTWTPGDEIAIGELPVAMIISDNDSPPQATTLTLKLNVQDDAAQFTRLTGIFALGDNKRALLTDQSTDRKTELHEGDAFAISDLQGTIKQIDRKFLIMTLGQREIRWDMGQSLREAQARLKGN, from the coding sequence ATGCAGCGTCGTCAACAATATCTGCTCGGTGGTTTGATTGCCGTTGTCCTCATCTGGCAGGGTAGCGGATGGGTCGCGTCTGCGATTTTTGGCCCCTTTGAAACACGTCGCGAGGAACTGACCCGCCTGCAGCAGGCCGTTGCCGACAAGGGAGACAAGCTGCTGTCGCTGGCCCGCGCTCGAAAGTTACTCAAGGAATGGCAAGCGATCAGCCTTCCTCCCGACGATCTCGCCAAATCGAAAAAGCCGAGCGCCCGGGATGCACAGCGGCTTTACATGCAATGGCTGACCGATCTGGCACAGCTTTGTGGGTTCGAAGAGCTTAAGGTGACGACCAGCGGCCAAACCCAAAAGGGGAATGTCTACATTGCTGTCGTCGTCAAATTGGATGCCGAAGCAAAGTACGATCAACTGGTCCGATTTCTGGACCTGTTCTATCGGACGGAACTGATGCACCGCGTCACGTCACTCACGATCTCCAACAAGGTATTTGAGGGCGACCCCGCACTGAAGATCAGTCTCGATGCCGAAGGCCTGGCACTGATCGCAGCTCCTTCCCGACGCACGATTTTCCCTCAGACCGTTCTTGATGCCGACATCTCTGATAGCGACACGACACTCGAAGTGGTCTCATCGACCGGATTCCCGAAAGAACCCGGCTTTCGGGTCCAGGTGCTGAACGAATTTCTGAAGGTCGTGGAGATGAATGGCAACCGCTGGACGGTCGAGCGAGGTGTGGAACGCACCGTTCCGAGTGCGGCAGCAGAAGGAACGACGATCGATCTGGTGCGAATGAAGCCCGAGCAATCTGAACGGACACTGGAAGAATTTCGCGCGTTGATCGCGAGCAACATCTTCGTCAAACCGCCGCCGGCATACCGAATGAAGCTCATGGCTTCGGGAGAAAAAGTGCTGACCCGTGGCAAATCGCTCGACTTCACCATTGGGGTTTCGGGTTACGACACATCACAAGGGAAGCCTGAATTCGCGGTGGTCGGTACGGCCCCACCAGGTCTGAAGTTGGATCGATTTGGCAAAGTCAGTTGGAAGCCTGCCGATGACATTCCAGCTGGGCGATATGAGCTCAAATTCGAAGTTCGTCATCCTTCAGCCCCCCAAGGCCAAATGGCAGAGACGCAAGCCATCCGCCTGCGAGACCCCAAGACTCCGCCCAAGCTTGTTACAGACCAGACACCAAAGGTTTACCTGAACCGCGAGTGGAAGTTTCAACCCGAGCTGACCAAGTCGGATGACAATCCGTCGACCTATACATGGAAACTGGGCGACCGAGCCCCTGCGGGACTGGCGATTAACGCCAAGACAGGCGAACTGACATGGACGCCGGGTGACGAAATCGCCATCGGCGAATTGCCCGTTGCCATGATCATCAGCGACAATGATTCGCCGCCTCAAGCAACAACACTGACATTGAAACTGAACGTTCAGGACGACGCCGCGCAGTTCACGCGATTAACGGGGATCTTCGCACTCGGCGACAACAAACGGGCCCTGCTGACAGATCAGTCAACCGATCGGAAGACCGAGCTGCACGAAGGGGACGCATTTGCCATTTCGGACCTGCAGGGAACAATCAAACAAATTGACCGCAAGTTCCTGATCATGACCCTGGGGCAGCGTGAAATTCGCTGGGACATGGGACAATCACTCCGCGAAGCCCAGGCGCGTCTTAAAGGCAATTGA